Below is a window of Brachyspira hampsonii DNA.
GAACAAATATTTCCGACAATGTAGAATATGCTAATAATGATGTTGTTATACTTTAGGTAAATTAAAAATTGTTGGATTTATTGTAGTATGAAGAGATTTAATTTTAATTTGGAGCCTTTATATAAACTTAGAAAAAATATAGAAAAACAAAGGCAGGCTGAAGTAGCTGAAGTTTCTGCTGAATATAATAAGGAGCGTGACGGAAAAGATAGCTGCCTGCTTAAAATAGATGACGGGATAAGATATGTTGACAGCATAGAAGATGATAATGAAATGCTTTCTATGAGTATTTATTTGGGAGAGTATATAACTGCTTTGAACTCTCAGATATCTATCCATGAAGATAATATGGCTGAAATTAGTGTGGAGCTTAGAAGAAGGCAGGAAATTTTGCAGGAGGCTTCAAGACAGAGAAGGGCTGTTGAATTATTAAAAGAAAAGAAATTATTAGAATATAAAAAGTTAATGAATAAAGAAGAACAGGCTAAGCTGGACGAATGGAAGAAAGAGTATGTTGCCGGCGATGCTTATGAATATTAAGAGGTATTATTATGATAGAATCTGTACAAAGAATACAATCAAGAATAGGGGAGATTCAGGAAACTTTTAATAAACTTGGATTTGCTCCTATTAATACTACTCTTCCTTCAAAACCATTTGCTGAACATTTAAATGAAGCTATGGCTGGAAATAATACAGAAAGTAAAGTTAATAGTGTAGAAGTTAATAATAATTTGGACGGTTCTGTTATTAATGATACTAATAAAAAATTAGATAATGGTAAAGTTATTAATGGAGATACTTCTTCAGATGCTTTTAAAGGAAAAATATCTTTTGGAGTTTATGAAGAAAATACAAATAATTTTGCTAGGGCTATTAATGCATATAAAAAGGCTTCAGTAGAAAGTTTCCCTACTAAGTATGATGATATAATTAAAGAAGCAGCTGAAAAATATTCTTTGCCGGAGAATCTGATTAAAGCTGTAATAAAACAGGAATCAAACTATGTATCAAATGCTGTTAGTCATAAGGGTGCTGTAGGTTTGATGCAGATAATGCCTAAGACGGGTGTTGGTTTAGGTATTACAGATGAAGAAATGCTTAAAGATCCGTATACTAATATTATGGCTGGAAGCAGATATTTATCTCAAATGCTGAACAGATATGACGGAAGACTTGATTTGTCGCTTTCGGCGTATAATGCAGGACCTGCTTTGGTAGATAGATTACAGAGGATTCCTAATATAGAGGAAACTCAGAATTATGTTAAAAACATTATAGGGTATATAAAGTAAGTTAACATAATAAATTTAATTGTGTTTGCTTGACTTTTTTATTCTGTAATTTTATAATATTTTACAAAACTGCCCGCTTAGCTCAGCAGGTAGAGCATCACCATGGTAAGGTGAGGGTCATCGGTTCAATCCCGATAGCGGGCTTTTGTTCACTATTATAGAGCAAAAATATCACAAACTATAAAAGAGGATTTATGAGAATAAAACTTCTAGCGGTTATAGTATTATTTTTAATGACTATATCGCTTTCATACACTTTCGACAAAACTCCGTATTATGTAAACACAGAAACTTATGACTCATACAGAGAGTTATTAAGAGGTGTGCATTATTATAATCAGGAACGATATGATGCATCCATAGCTAGTTTTAGAAACTCTCTTAATACAAATCCTACTGACAAGTTCATAAGATATTGGTATAGTAAGGCTTTATATAAAGCAGGATATATGTCTTTAGCTATTAATGAATGGCTTAATATTACTAGAATGGGTTATGAAGATCCTATAATACTTTCTAAAATTAATAAATATGATTCGGCAAATGTCGTTGAAGAGAAAAAGGATACTTTGAGTAATTTTATATATTTAAAAGCGTTCTCTACTAATCTTAATTTTAGAAAAAATATAAATCAGCCCATACAGATAAAAGTAATGCCTGATGGAAGTTTATATGTGTTGGATTACAGTGATTCTGCTTTGAAAAAATTTGATATTAACGGAAATTTAATTGGTAAGATATCTCATGGAAAAAGGTTAGAAAAACAGCAGACTAGCTGGTGGAGAAATGTACTTCAGTTTGTAGCTAAAGTTTATCCTTATGAAAAGTTGGAAAATCCTAGAGGTTTTGATATAGATGCAAACGGATATATATATATAGCAAATACAAAAAAAGATAAAATATTAAAATATGATTCTAATCATAACTATATTACAAATATTGGTGTATCCGGTGTAAGTAATGGTCAGCTTCTTGGTCCTTCTTCAGTTGCTCTTGATAAAGATGGTAATTTATATGTTTCTGATACGGGAAATAATAGAATAGCAGTATTTGATATTTACGGAAATTTCTTATTTAGTTTTGGAAAACTTGGTGAAAATGAAGGAGAGTTTTTTTCTCCTGCAGGTATAGCTGTTAATGATCAATATATTTATGTTGCTGATATGGGTAATAAAAGAGTGCAGCAATTTGACTTGAGCGGGAACTATATTCAAACTATAAGACATAATTTATTTAATGAGCCTAGAGGTTTATCTTTTGCTAGAGACGGAAACCTTTATATAGCTGATGGAAGCAAGGTTTTTTATTATGATATAATTGAATCTGATTTTACAGTATTTAATAATTCTGAGCGATATACTGTAACTCCTACTTCTGTTGCTGAAGGGGTTAATGGAAATATATATTTGACAGACTTTATGTCTGGAAGAATAGATGTATATACTAGAAAAGAAGAGTATTATGCTAATTTGGATGTATTTGTAGACAGAGAATATTTAAACAGATTTCCTGTTGTTGTAGCTTCTGTTACAGTAAGGGATAGAGCTATGAATCCTGTAATTGGATTAACTCCTGAAAATTTCTTTGTTACTGAGAATTCTACTGTAGCTCATAAAGTTAATTTCTATGATGCACCTGAATTGCATGAATACAGATTTATATATTTGATAGAGGACAGTCTTGCTGCTAAACCTTATGAAAGTAAAATAAAAGAAGAAATCAGCAACTTCACTATGAGTTTAACTAATAATGATGAAGTTTTAGTTATACATTATAATGATCAGGTTTATAAGGCTGATAATTATGATGCAAGAAATTTGAGAATACTTGAAAATGCTAATGCTTTCCATTTTACAGGTGGAATATCAGCTTTAGACGATGCTTATTATGAAGCTGTAAGACTTTCAGGAAATAGTTTTAAGAAAACAGCTATTATACATTTTTCAGTAACTAGTCCTGATGACAGAGTATTTGACATGATGAACTTCAACGATGCAGCAAGTTTTGCTAAAAATAATGCTGTATCATTAAACCAAGTTTATATAGGTACAAATAAATCTAATTATTTCTTGGATTTAATGACTAAAAATACTTATGGTTATATTATAAATGCTGATTACTCTATCAATTATGCTGCTGAGCTTAACAAAATTAAGAATATAGATTTTGGAAGGTATTTCATATACTATAACAGTTTTAAAAATTTAGCTCAGTCAGGACAGTTTAGGGCTTTGAATGTAAAAGTACAATATAGAGATATGTACGGTGAAGAAGAAGTTGGTTATGTAGTGCCATAATAAAATTTATAATAAAAATAGGCTTATCATAATATTATGGTAAGCCTTTTTTAATGCATATATTATTGAAGATTACTATTTAAAATATTAATAATAAATTTATATATTAATATTTTAATATGGAATTAATAAAGTTTATAATACTGATTTTATATTATATCTGCTGAAGCTCTAAATTATAGTTTGTTATTAATAAAAATTATATAAATTATAAATTGATATTAATAAAATTTTTTAGTATAATAAGACTATGAAAGAGATTAACAGGCTTAATGATTTATTTGTACGATATCTAATTGGTACTGAAGGCGATGAGGATATATTAGAAAATATTGTTAATGCTGTTTTGAATGATGCAGGTTTTGAGTCGGTTGGTAGCCTTGAAATTATTAATCCTTATAACTTAGCAGAAAATGAGAATTTAAAAGAGTCTATACTTGATGTTAAAGCAAAAACTAAAGATGGTAAAAAGATACTTATTGAAATACAGCTGATAGGAAATAATAATTTTATAAAAAGAATATTATATTATATAGCAAAAAATATAGCTTCTGAATTAAAAGAGAATGAGAATTATATTAATATAAATCAGATGATTAGTATTAGTTTTTTAAATTTTAATTTAAATATAGGAAGTGAAACTGACATAAAAAAAGAACATAAATGTCTTCAATTATCAGATATTAATAATCCTAGCCTTAAATTAGATGATTTTCAGATACATTTTGTAGAGATTAAAAGATTTGCAGAAATATTAAAAAATGCTAGTATTGATGAGTATAATAGAAATAATCTTTTATCTTGGATTGATTTTTTTACTACTAAAGATTTAGAAAAAGATATTAATAGACTAATAGGAGGAAATAGAGTCATGAGTAAGGTAATAGATAAATATAAAAGATTTGTAGCTGATGAAAAAGAGATGTCAGCATATAATGAAAGAGATACTTTTCTTTACGGACAAGCTGCTATGCTTCAGTATGAGAGAGCAGAAGGAAAAAAGAAGGTATTGAGATAGGATTTCAGCAGGGTATAGAGAAAGGAATTAAACAAGGAATTAAACAAGGTATAGAACGAGGTATAGAACGAGGTATAGAACAAGGAGAAATAAATAAAGCAAAAACTATAGCGTTAAATCTTAAAAATATTAATATGAGTATTGAAGATATAAGTAAAATGACGGGGTTAAGTATAGAAGAAATAGAGAGACTATGATAAAAACTTGTGGGTGTCTAGCAAATTCGTATAATGCGTACAGATTCATTTGCTAGACCCAAAAAGCGAATAAGTTTTTATATATAAATAAAAATAAAAAACTTGTGAGTTCCTAATATTAGTAAGAATAGCATGTATTATTGCAAATAAGTTTTTTATAGTTAAATAAAAGTTATAATTATAGGACTAGAATATGAAAAAAATTCTTATAAAAAATGGTACAGTAGTTAATGCTTTAGAAACTTATAAAGCTGATGTATTAATAGAAAATGAGAAAATTTCAAAAATAGGTTCTGATTTAAAATGCGAAGATGCAGAGATTATTGATGCTTCAGGTAAATATGTAATGCCTGGAGGTATTGATGTTCATACACATATGGATATAGATGTTGGCATAGGCAGAGCAGTTGATGATTTCTATACTGGTACTATTGCTGCTGCATGCGGAGGTACTACTACTATAGTTGATCATATGGGGTTTGGTCCTAAAGGCTGCGATGTATTTCATCAATTAAAATATTATCATACTCTTGCTGACAATAAGGCGGTTATTGATTATAGTTTTCATGGAGTGTTACAGCATGTTGATGAAGATGTACTTAAAGGACTTGAAACATTGGCAAAAGAGGAAGGTTTACAAAGTACAAAACTTTATTTAACTTATAACTATAAAATAGAAGATGATAATGTTGTGCGTGTATTAAAGAAGATGAAAGAACTTAATGCCGTTTCTGCTTTTCATGCTGAAAATCATTATGTTATAGAATATTTAAAAAAGAAATTTATTGAAGAGGGTAAAACTTCTGCACATTATCACCCTATAAGCAGACCTCCTGAGGCTGAAGCTGAGGCAGTTAATAGGATTATACATTTATCTGTTATAGCGGGAAATGCCCCTGTATATATAGTGCATACTTCTGCAGGAAAGAGCGTTGATGAGATAGTTAATGCGAGAGCTTTAGGACATAAAAATATTTTCTCTGAAACTTGCCCTCAATATTTAGTTTTGACAGATAAAGAGTATGACAGAGAAGACGGACTTAAATTTGTTATGTCGCCTCCTTTGAGAAAAAAAGAAGATAGCGAAAGATTATGGAAAGCTATTTCTGATGGACATATTCAAGTTATAGCTACAGATCATTGTCCTTTCAATTATGAAACTGATAAGGTTAAAGGAAAAGATAATTTTACTAAATGCCCTAATGGAGCAGGAGGAGTAGAGGAGAGATATCCTTTGATGTTTTCAGAAGGTGTCATGAAAGGAAGAATAACAATTAATAAATTTGTTGAAACTTTATGTTATAATCCTGCTTTGATATACGGACTTTATCCAGAAAAAGGAGCTATTATACCAAATGCTGATGCTGACATTACTATAATAGATCCTAAGAAAAAATCTGTAATTACAAAATCAAATATGCATGGAGCATGCGATTATACAGCTTATGAGGGAATGGAGCTTTTATGTTCTGTGGATACCGTTATATCAAGAGGAAAAATAGTATTTAAAGATAATAAGTTTTTAGGAACTAAGGGAGACGGAAAGTTTATAAAAAGAAAAACTTTAGATAAATATGCTGACTTTAATAATCATTTTAAATTAGGTGATTATATAGATATCGATTGCAATTGATTATTTAAAAATATTTTTTAAAAAATAAAAAAACAACTGATTATAATTTTTTCTAGTCAGTTGTTTTTTATATTCATCTTACACTGTTTCTTTCTAAAAATTCATAATTAACATATATAACTTCTTTTACTTCTATATTGTTAATTAAATCTATTAATGTATTTGCTGTGCATACTCCGGCATTGAAAGAATCGAATTTTATTGTTGAAAGTTCAGGCTCTATTATTTCATCGATATCATATCCTCCGAAAGATATTACAGATACATCATCCGGAATTTTTAATCCCATTTCTTTTAATACTTTATATACTCCCAATGCCTGTCTGTCGGTTGAACATATTATAGCATCAATATCTTTATTTTTCAGTAAATTTTCTGCCGCCGTTTTTGCTTTCTCATAAGAGAAATCTGCTACTTCTATTTTTATGTTTTCTATGCCGTATTTTTTTAATCCATCTAATACACCGTTTCTTCTTGTTATACCAACAGCAATATCATTCTCATCTACTGTTATAAATCCTATATTTTTATGATTTTTACTTCCTATATATTTTCCTATATCTATACCGGCATTATAATCATCATTAACTATGCTTATTCCCTCACTGCATTCCTGACCGTAAATTACTATTGGTATATCTGATTTTTTTAATATGTTTTTATGTTCTTCAGTGATATATGTAGCACTCAATACTATGCCATCAACATTTAATCTCTTTAATTTTTCTATATACTGCAGTTCTAATTTATGCTGATGATTTGTATTCATTATGATAGGCATATAATGTTTTTCTCTAAGCGTTTTCTCTATCCCTGTTAATACTCTTGCTCCAACTGTAGAGTCTAATGCTGGTACTATTATTCCTATAATATGACTTTTCTTTGCTTTTAATCTTGCAAATGTATTTGGTTCATAGTCATATTCTGATATTATTTCTCTGATTCTTTTTTTTGTTTCTTCTTTCAGATATCCGCCATTAAAGTATCTGGATATAGTAGTTTTTGTTACGCCGGCGATTTCAGCTATTTCTTTCATTGTAATTTTTTTATTTGTACCCATTTTTACTACCCTGATATTAATAAATTATATACTTTTTGCGTTAAAATACAAATTTATATAATTATTTTATAAAAATATATATAATGCTTGACAAATATAAAAATATTGCTATAATATACTATGTAACCGGTTACATATAAAACAATTTCAATAGGATTTTTATTATGGCTATCAATTATAAAAAAACTGCTGAAGAAATTATTAGAGTAGTTAATAAAGATAATATTATTTCTGCAACTTTTTGTGCCACTAGATTAAGATTAATAGTAAAAAAAAGGGAAAGTATAAAGGATTCAGATGTTCAGAAAATAGAGGGTGTTAAAGGAGTATTTTTTAATTCTGATCAATATCAGATAATATTGGGTACTGGAGTTGTAAATAAAGTTTATGCTGAAATCATTAATTTGGGTGTTACAGGAGCAGCAAAGCAAGATACAGAAGAAACTAAAAAAGTGGGAGAGAAAAATAATTTTAGAAAGTTCATTCGTATATTTGCTGATGTATTTGTACCTATAATGCCTGCTATGATTGCCACAGGTTTATTTTTAGGACTTAAAGGTGCTTTAATTAATGACAGCTTTTTGGGACTATTTAATTTAGAAGTATCAAATATACCTGTTTCTGTTATGACATTTATGAGCGTTCTTACAGAAACTACATTTGCATTTTTGCCTGCTTTGGTATGCTGGTCAACATTCAGAGTTTTTGGAGGCTCTCCTATATTGGGTATATTATTAGGATTAATGCTTGTTTCACCTGCTTTGCCCAATGCTTACTTGGTAGCCAATCCTGACAGCGGAGTTAAGCCTATAATGTTATTCGGATTTATACCTATAGTAGGATATCAGGGAAGCATACTTCCTGCACTTATTTCTGGTATTATAGGCTCTAAAATAGAATTAAATTTGAGAAAAGTAATACCAAATATAATAGATATACTAGCTACTCCGTTTTTAACATTACTTATAATGTTATTATTGTCTTTAGCTGTGATAGGACCAATTTTCCATATAGTCGAACAATGGATATTGATAGCTATAAATTTTTCTTTATCATTACCTTTTGGAATAGGAGGATTTATAATAGGGTTTGGAATAATATTCATAGTTGTAACAGGGGTACATCATATAATGAATTTGATAGAAATATCATTGCTTGCTGCTACTTCTTTCAACCCTATTAATCCTCTTTTATCCGTTGCTAATTTAGCTGCAGGTGCTGCTTGTTTAGCTGTTACATTAAAAACTAGAAGAAAAAGTGTAAAAGCTATGGGATACGGTGCTGCATTATCAGCTTGGCTTGGTATAACAGAGCCTGCCATATTTGGTATAAATATAAGATACGGAATAAAACCTATGGTTTGCGGTGCTATTGCTGCCGGTATAACAGGATTAATAGCGAGATTATTAAATTTACAAGCTACTGCTAATGGAGTTACAGGAATACCCGGTGCATTGCTTTATATTTATGACGGAAAGCAGTTAGCTGGTTATGCTGCGGTTGCTTTAATTACTGTAGTTTTGTCTTTCACTATTACTTGGTTTTTTGGTGTTCCTGATGAGTATATGCAGGAAGATGATGAGTAAAAATTAAAATAGACATTTACAAAATAATTCTACATAAATCCAATAAAATAATTTATTCACTTAATATCATGTATATATTTTTTATACATGATATTAAGTACTATTATGAATTTATTAATATAAGGAAAATGAAATGAGGTTGGTTAGTAAAATTTTTGAAGAAGCAATAAAACGAAAAGAAACTGAATATTTTAATGATAATAACAATAAATGGAGATTGAATTTTCATTTAATGCCTCCCGTAGGCTGGCTCAATGATCCAAATGCTTTATCATATTTTAAAGGAGAGTATCATATATTTTTTCAATATTCTCCATTTGATGTTGAAGGCGGGTTAAAATTTTGGGGGCATTATATAAGTAAGGACTTAATCAATTATAAATATGTTGGAGCTGCTATATATCCTGATGAAAAATACGATTGTCATGGCGTGTATTCAGGTTCTGCCCTTATAGAAGATAATAAGTTATATGTTTATTATACAGGAAATGTAAAACTTCTAGGCAGACATGATTACATAGAAAGCGGAAGAGAGGCTAATACCATGCTTACTGTCTCCGAAGATGGTATTAACTTCTCTGAAAAAGAATGTTTAATGGAAATGAAAGATTATCCTAAAGATATAACTAATCATATAAGAGACCCTAAAGTATGGAAAGAAGACGATTATTATTATATGGTTCAAGGTGCCAGAAAATATGGTATAGACAGAAATAGTGATATTGGAGAAGTATTAATATTTAAGTCTGAAGATAAAAGGAATTGGAAGCATACAAGCACAGTAAAGTCTGAATATAGATTCGGATATATGTGGGAATGTCCTGACTTATTTAATTTAGACGGACAAAATATTTTAATAACATGTCCTCAAGGTGTCGAACAAGTTGAAAGCATATACGAAAATATATACCTTTCCGGATATTTTTTGATTAATGATGATTATAAAAATAAAGAATATATAGAAGTTAATAATTTCACAGTTCTTGACAGAGGATTTGATTTTTATGCTCCGCAGACATTTTTAGATGAGAATGGAAATAGAGTTATTATAGGCTGGATGGGAGTTCCTGATACTGAAGATGATCATAAAAATTTAACTGTTCAATATGGTTGGCAGCATTGTCTTACTGTAGCTAGAGAGTTGAGTTTCAAAAATGGAAAACTTTATCAAAAACCTCATAGAAGTTTGGATAAATTAAGAGAGAAAAAAATATTTGAAAATAAATGTTCTTATGATTCATTATCTGATAATTTAATTTCAAAAGATATCAGTTCTTATGAAGTTTTAATTGATAATATAAAAAGTTCTGAGAATTTTGAATTATTGATTTCAGATGGTGTTTCTATTAAATATAGAGATAATAAATTTATATTAGAGTTTGTAAACGATATAGGAAAGAAAATAGGAGGCGGAAGATATAAAAGAAGTGCTGATTTAGAAAAGTTAGAAAATTTAAGAATATTGATAGATACTTCGGCTATAGAGATATTTATAAATGAAGGCGAGATGGTATTTTCTAGCCGATATTATCCTGATGAATATTCTTTTAAGGCTATTGGAAATATGAATTTAACAATATATAAATTATCTGATTTTAAGATTAATCATTAATCTTTTTTGTTTGTAAATATTTAAAAATAGTTTATAATATCAGAATTACTAATTTTAAGGATATTGAAAATGGCTAAACCGATAACAAAAGAAGGATATGATAAAGCTAAATCTAAACTTGCTGAATTAAAGGCTGAGTTTGAAACATTGCCTGCTATTATTGCAGAGGCTAGAGAAAAAGGCGATTTAAAAGAAAATGCTGAGTATCATGCTGCTAAAGAAAAGCAGGGATTATTGAATGCTCAAATATCAAAGTTAGAAAGTGATTTGGCAGGCTGTGAAATAATAGATCCTGCTAATTTGGATAAAGACACTGTAACTTTCGGTAAAAGGGTAAAAGTTAAAGATAAAACTAGAAATGCAGTTTTTGAATATAGAATAGTGGGTGAATTAGAAGCAGATATGAGTAAAAATGAAATAACTATAGTAACTCCTATTGCCAAAGGATTATTATCTAAAAAGGTTGGCGATGTTGTAACTATAAAAGTACCTGCTGGAGATAAAGTTTTAGAAATATTAGAGATTAGTATTTAATTTATAAAGAATAGAATTTTTTTTATTATTATTAAACTTTTTATATGTAATAATATTCTAAAATCATAATTTCGCTTGAAGTTTTTAAATAAAGTTATATATTTAAAAATATATTCCAGTTTTTAGGAGTTTTATATGTCAAAAATGAAAGTTATGATAGCATCATCTGAAGCAACACCATTTATAAAAACAGGAGGACTTGCTGATGTTGTTGGTGCTTTGCCTATTTATTTGAAGAAGCTTAATGTAGAAGCATTTGTAGTGCTTCCTAAATATAGAGATATCAATTTTCAAGATTGTTATTTAGAGAATGTACTTCCTACTATGGGAGTATGGATGGGTAATGGCGAAGAATGGTGTTCGGTATTTAAGACTGTAAAAGATGGAATTGATTTTTATTTTATAGAACATCATAATTTTTTCAGCCGAGAAGGACTTTATCATGATGCTTCTTTCAATGATTATCAGGATAATGCTTGGAGATTCGGATTCTTTTCTCGTGCTGCTTTACAATTATGTAAGGATTTGCAGTTAAATGTAGATGTGGTTCATGCTAATGATTGGCAGACTGCGGCTATTCCAGCATATATAAAAACTTGGCACTGGAATGACAAAGTAGGACATGCTGCTAGTATGCTTACTATACATAATGCAAATTATCAGGGTATATATAATGCTGCTACTACTTATGATTATTTAGGTTTAGGTTGGAATAATTTTAGCCCTGATACTTTTGAGGATCATGGTAATATAAATTTGCTTAAAGGCGGAATATTCTTTTCTGATGTAGTTACTACTGTAAGCCCTACTTATGCAAGAGAAATTTCATCTCCTTACGGAGGGCATGGTATGGCTCCTTACTTACAGAATAAGACAACAAGTTTTTTCGGAATACTTAATGGTATTGATGAAAATGTTTGGTCTCCTGAAAAAGATAAATTTATACCTGAAAATTTTTCTGCAGATAAAATGGAAGGCAAAAAGGTATGTAAAAAAGAACTTCAGAAAAGATTTTTACTTGAGGAAGATGATGATGTTGTTTTGATAGGAGCAATAGGAAGATTTGTTGATCAGAAAGGATATCATTTTATAGCTTCCATAATAGATTCTTTAGTTAATAACATGAAAGTTCAGTTTTGTATACTTGGTACAGGAGATAAAGGTCTTGAAAGTTTCTTTGGAGATATACCTAAGAGATATCCGGGAAGGGTAGGTTCTTATATTGGTTATAATAATGAATTATCACATTTGATAGAGGCAGGATGCGATTTGTTTGTAATGCCTTCTTTATTTGAGCCTTGCGGACTTAATCAAATGTACTCTTTAAGATATGGTACTTTACCTATAGTTCATGCTACAGGTGGGCTTGAAGATACTGTTGAGAATTATAATGAGGAAACAGGAGAAGGTACAGGATTTAAATTCTATGATTCTACTTCTTCAGCATTATATAATACTATAGGATGGGCTGTAAGCGTTTATTATGATCATAGAGATAGATTTACTGCTATGCAAAAAAGGGCTATGAAAATAGATAATTCTTGGGAGAAAAGTGCCAAAGAATATGTTAAGGCTTATGAACTTGCTATTTTGAATAAGAATAATTATGATAGAAATTGCGGTTTATAATGATTTGAATAAATATTGGAGATATGGTTAATGGGAAAAACTAATAAAATATTGTATGTTATGTCCGGTCAGAATTTTCAAGATGAAGAATATTTTGAGAGTAAAAAAATTTTTGAGGCGGCTGGTTATAAAACAGAAGTATCCTCTACATTTATAGGTACAGCTCAGGGTAAATTAGGCGGTATGACAAATATTGATTTACTATTCAGCGAGGTTGATGCCATTGAATTCGATGCTGTTGTATTTATAGGAGGAATAGGAAGTATAACTTTATGGGACGATTGGCGTACTCAGGGGCTTGCTAAGTTATTTTTGGATAATCAAAAGATAGTTGCTGGTATAGGAAGCGGTATTGTAATGATGGCTAATGCTAAAATACTAGAAGGAATTAATGTTACTTGTTTGTCTGCTGATGAATCGCATGTGAGACATGGTAATGCCAATGTTTTGAAGGATAATGTTGTTGTTTCAGGAAACATTATAACAGCGAATGGTCCTGCTTCTTCAAAGGAATTTGCCAATGCTGTTTTAGGGGCATTGAATAATATATCTTAATTAATTTTTATAATAAAAGACCTAAAATTGTTTAGGTCTTTTATTTATTAAAAAACAAACTGCATCTGATAAATAATAATTGTATTATTATTTAATTCTTAGCAGATTTCAAAACTATAAAATAAAGATGGTACTAACAGATGATAAAGGCAGTATTTTTTGATATAGATGGTACTTTGGTTAGTTTCAATACGCATAAAATTTCTGATTATTCCAAAAAAGCTATTAAAATTTTAAAAGAAAAAGGAATAAAGATTTTTATAGCAAGCGGAAGGGCTTTATTTCAAATAGATAATTTAGATGGTTTAGAATTTGACGGCTATATAACAATAA
It encodes the following:
- a CDS encoding PTS transporter subunit EIIC; the encoded protein is MAINYKKTAEEIIRVVNKDNIISATFCATRLRLIVKKRESIKDSDVQKIEGVKGVFFNSDQYQIILGTGVVNKVYAEIINLGVTGAAKQDTEETKKVGEKNNFRKFIRIFADVFVPIMPAMIATGLFLGLKGALINDSFLGLFNLEVSNIPVSVMTFMSVLTETTFAFLPALVCWSTFRVFGGSPILGILLGLMLVSPALPNAYLVANPDSGVKPIMLFGFIPIVGYQGSILPALISGIIGSKIELNLRKVIPNIIDILATPFLTLLIMLLLSLAVIGPIFHIVEQWILIAINFSLSLPFGIGGFIIGFGIIFIVVTGVHHIMNLIEISLLAATSFNPINPLLSVANLAAGAACLAVTLKTRRKSVKAMGYGAALSAWLGITEPAIFGINIRYGIKPMVCGAIAAGITGLIARLLNLQATANGVTGIPGALLYIYDGKQLAGYAAVALITVVLSFTITWFFGVPDEYMQEDDE
- a CDS encoding glycoside hydrolase family 32 protein, with product MRLVSKIFEEAIKRKETEYFNDNNNKWRLNFHLMPPVGWLNDPNALSYFKGEYHIFFQYSPFDVEGGLKFWGHYISKDLINYKYVGAAIYPDEKYDCHGVYSGSALIEDNKLYVYYTGNVKLLGRHDYIESGREANTMLTVSEDGINFSEKECLMEMKDYPKDITNHIRDPKVWKEDDYYYMVQGARKYGIDRNSDIGEVLIFKSEDKRNWKHTSTVKSEYRFGYMWECPDLFNLDGQNILITCPQGVEQVESIYENIYLSGYFLINDDYKNKEYIEVNNFTVLDRGFDFYAPQTFLDENGNRVIIGWMGVPDTEDDHKNLTVQYGWQHCLTVARELSFKNGKLYQKPHRSLDKLREKKIFENKCSYDSLSDNLISKDISSYEVLIDNIKSSENFELLISDGVSIKYRDNKFILEFVNDIGKKIGGGRYKRSADLEKLENLRILIDTSAIEIFINEGEMVFSSRYYPDEYSFKAIGNMNLTIYKLSDFKINH
- a CDS encoding GreA/GreB family elongation factor, yielding MAKPITKEGYDKAKSKLAELKAEFETLPAIIAEAREKGDLKENAEYHAAKEKQGLLNAQISKLESDLAGCEIIDPANLDKDTVTFGKRVKVKDKTRNAVFEYRIVGELEADMSKNEITIVTPIAKGLLSKKVGDVVTIKVPAGDKVLEILEISI
- the glgA gene encoding glycogen synthase GlgA, whose protein sequence is MSKMKVMIASSEATPFIKTGGLADVVGALPIYLKKLNVEAFVVLPKYRDINFQDCYLENVLPTMGVWMGNGEEWCSVFKTVKDGIDFYFIEHHNFFSREGLYHDASFNDYQDNAWRFGFFSRAALQLCKDLQLNVDVVHANDWQTAAIPAYIKTWHWNDKVGHAASMLTIHNANYQGIYNAATTYDYLGLGWNNFSPDTFEDHGNINLLKGGIFFSDVVTTVSPTYAREISSPYGGHGMAPYLQNKTTSFFGILNGIDENVWSPEKDKFIPENFSADKMEGKKVCKKELQKRFLLEEDDDVVLIGAIGRFVDQKGYHFIASIIDSLVNNMKVQFCILGTGDKGLESFFGDIPKRYPGRVGSYIGYNNELSHLIEAGCDLFVMPSLFEPCGLNQMYSLRYGTLPIVHATGGLEDTVENYNEETGEGTGFKFYDSTSSALYNTIGWAVSVYYDHRDRFTAMQKRAMKIDNSWEKSAKEYVKAYELAILNKNNYDRNCGL
- a CDS encoding DJ-1/PfpI family protein, which translates into the protein MGKTNKILYVMSGQNFQDEEYFESKKIFEAAGYKTEVSSTFIGTAQGKLGGMTNIDLLFSEVDAIEFDAVVFIGGIGSITLWDDWRTQGLAKLFLDNQKIVAGIGSGIVMMANAKILEGINVTCLSADESHVRHGNANVLKDNVVVSGNIITANGPASSKEFANAVLGALNNIS